A single genomic interval of Chitinophaga sp. 180180018-3 harbors:
- a CDS encoding SymE family type I addiction module toxin, producing the protein MSSKTNRNVLIHYKSVPRIGDYIRVPWVNLSGHWLAQAGFKIGDRISVTVSRDSLKIKKIKSVTDPISGQPFGGLKYQKAKKVI; encoded by the coding sequence ATGAGTAGCAAAACAAACCGAAACGTATTGATTCATTACAAATCAGTACCGAGAATTGGCGATTATATTCGCGTTCCCTGGGTAAATCTTTCAGGTCATTGGCTCGCACAAGCCGGATTTAAAATTGGAGATCGTATATCCGTTACAGTAAGTAGAGATTCATTGAAGATAAAAAAAATAAAATCGGTGACTGATCCGATTTCAGGGCAACCTTTCGGAGGTTTAAAATATCAGAAGGCGAAGAAAGTAATCTGA
- a CDS encoding HEPN domain-containing protein: MLDGTNLQPAWMNRTFTLSLPEVKNPFKVLQDFFLLDDLSGLRNSLWEIIKSTVTGNYNKELDRNTRGDIVFFYEMLEKFIEAGYLVHKLWKDEKIQWSTTMNPVEEDEIVCEEECDKLEDNPIMYGIIDSGTSIPVIDKIFLIKYHSRADYAASLLYLTHNNEIPHAELEKKIHGYFDSELPVNIQIRPASEVYNALKDGHLFYERVCRPERIKYNGHHTILPKKHYVPSEVMQQKSWDIFDKIFSLVHDFQEGAAYYRRNNKPALATFSIHQAAEHSLRALLISVMGSASHTHNLNTLIKATLFFTENIGKVFKEDDPRDNALLQLLNQAYKKSRYNFSDEYSISDIDLNTLFEKLSELENVIKGTLAEIVCQFGQLPYCPYRTISTINQPL, encoded by the coding sequence ATGTTAGATGGAACAAACCTTCAACCAGCATGGATGAACCGGACATTTACGCTCTCACTTCCGGAAGTTAAAAATCCATTTAAGGTATTACAGGATTTCTTTCTCCTGGATGACTTATCAGGTTTACGTAATAGTTTATGGGAGATCATCAAATCGACCGTGACGGGAAATTATAATAAAGAACTAGACCGCAACACAAGGGGAGACATAGTTTTCTTTTATGAGATGCTGGAGAAATTCATTGAAGCCGGATATCTTGTACATAAACTGTGGAAAGATGAAAAAATTCAATGGTCAACAACAATGAATCCGGTAGAAGAGGACGAAATTGTATGTGAAGAGGAATGCGATAAACTAGAAGATAATCCAATTATGTATGGGATCATTGATTCCGGGACCAGCATACCGGTGATTGACAAAATTTTTTTAATAAAGTATCATAGTAGAGCTGACTATGCAGCCAGCCTCCTATATCTTACCCATAATAACGAAATTCCCCACGCTGAATTGGAAAAGAAAATTCACGGATATTTCGATTCTGAATTGCCCGTAAATATTCAGATCCGACCAGCCAGTGAGGTATATAATGCGCTAAAAGATGGACATCTGTTTTACGAGCGAGTATGCAGACCGGAACGCATAAAGTATAACGGTCATCATACTATCCTTCCTAAAAAACACTATGTACCTTCTGAAGTAATGCAACAAAAATCCTGGGATATTTTCGATAAAATTTTTTCTTTAGTACATGATTTCCAAGAAGGTGCAGCGTACTATCGCCGGAACAATAAACCAGCACTGGCAACATTTTCCATCCATCAGGCAGCAGAGCATTCATTAAGAGCTTTATTGATATCTGTGATGGGCTCAGCTTCACATACACATAACCTGAATACACTTATAAAGGCAACGCTATTTTTTACTGAAAATATCGGTAAGGTTTTCAAGGAAGATGATCCGAGAGACAATGCACTGCTGCAACTACTCAATCAAGCGTACAAAAAATCGAGGTATAACTTCTCAGATGAATACAGTATCTCTGATATTGATCTAAATACGTTGTTTGAAAAATTATCTGAATTAGAGAACGTAATTAAAGGAACATTAGCTGAAATCGTCTGCCAGTTTGGACAGCTCCCATATTGCCCGTATCGTACTATTTCAACCATAAACCAACCCTTATGA
- a CDS encoding DUF4134 domain-containing protein — protein sequence MKVRWLNLKYHKDVCIFVGVTLLVSLVNTAVMAQGTADGKAGIKEASDKVRSYFDTGTDLMYAVGAVVGLIGAVKVYQKWSSGDPDTSRVAAAWFGSCVFLVVVATVLKSFFGIT from the coding sequence ATGAAAGTGAGGTGGTTGAATTTAAAGTATCACAAAGATGTCTGCATTTTCGTAGGGGTTACACTGTTAGTGTCATTGGTTAATACAGCAGTAATGGCCCAGGGAACGGCTGATGGGAAGGCTGGCATAAAAGAGGCCAGCGACAAGGTACGTAGCTATTTTGATACCGGAACAGACTTAATGTACGCGGTTGGCGCCGTCGTTGGATTAATCGGTGCTGTAAAGGTTTATCAGAAGTGGTCCAGTGGAGATCCGGATACATCGCGCGTTGCCGCTGCATGGTTCGGCAGTTGTGTGTTTTTGGTGGTTGTTGCTACCGTGTTGAAATCGTTCTTTGGTATCACCTGA
- a CDS encoding DUF4133 domain-containing protein — MANSVYTVNKGINISIEFKGLKAQYIWYLAGGLLGIMILFAILYIAGVNPYVCVAIALGTGAGLVSWVYRLSNTYGEHGLSKKWARRQIPPCIRAGKGHEIFIGNISGRYGKGVGGNVANHERGT, encoded by the coding sequence ATGGCAAACAGTGTTTATACCGTCAATAAAGGAATCAATATCAGTATTGAGTTTAAAGGATTGAAAGCACAGTATATATGGTATTTGGCTGGTGGTCTGCTTGGTATTATGATCCTGTTTGCCATTCTGTATATCGCTGGCGTGAATCCCTATGTATGTGTTGCTATCGCCCTGGGAACGGGAGCTGGTCTGGTTTCATGGGTTTATCGGTTAAGCAATACATACGGTGAACACGGCTTAAGCAAGAAATGGGCAAGGCGGCAAATTCCCCCCTGCATAAGAGCAGGGAAAGGCCATGAAATATTTATTGGCAATATAAGTGGTCGTTATGGTAAAGGTGTTGGAGGAAATGTTGCCAATCATGAGCGTGGAACATGA
- a CDS encoding TraG family conjugative transposon ATPase: MSVEHDCILSKSGDVTIAFQVQLPEIFTLSAGDYEALHQTFIKAIKALPKNSVFHKQDWFINRRYKGDFEKDGDSFLSRSSTRFFNERPFLDHTCYIMITRRLDSRKPSSSLFSSLCRRFIIPGELMQPNTLRDFLDSVGQFKSILEGTGFIKLDRITDAGLISDRQKAGLIERYCFLTPDADRPISKDISFGDDIRIGDDYLQMYTLADVENLPGLCGSRINFDKYSTDANKYSVGFTAALGQLLPCDHIYNQFLFIGDASAKIQQLEKKRLRLQSLSAYSRRNTMARDAINDFLQEAVGQQRLPVQAHFNICTWSNDRSVLKELKNQVATSLAQIDASTKQEIVGAPQIFWSAIPGNEGDFPMNDTFDTFCEQACCFLTLETSYRNSISPFGIRLGDRQTGRPLHVDISDEPMRQGIITNRNKIVIGGSGSGKSMFMCSLLRSYFEQGAHCVVLDVGGSYTGLCKLLNGYYFSYTEQDPIKFNPFYISESDTLDVEKRESLKTLILALWKRESESFNRSEYVAISNALMLYYQKLDSDKSIFPCFDTFYEFLQDEYVGILEKERVQTKDFDINNLLYVLKPYFSGGEFSYLLNARENLNLLEERFVVIELDNITENPILFPVVTLLCMEMFISKMRKLKGVRKLIVIEEAWKAIMRNGMAEFMKYLYKTIRKFYGEAYTVTQELSDLISSPIVKEAIISNADCKILLDMRKFSNKFSDIQALLGMSDKGKEMVLSVNRSNEPGRRYREVFIDLGGQVMKVYRYEPSPEEYYAYSTEETEKMKVMAYADKYGGDIRRGITALVQELLDQQN; this comes from the coding sequence ATGAGCGTGGAACATGATTGCATACTTTCAAAAAGCGGCGATGTTACTATCGCCTTTCAGGTGCAGCTTCCGGAGATATTTACATTATCCGCCGGTGACTATGAAGCATTGCATCAGACGTTCATAAAAGCGATTAAGGCGCTGCCGAAAAATTCGGTATTCCACAAGCAGGATTGGTTTATCAATCGCCGGTATAAGGGCGACTTTGAAAAAGACGGAGATTCTTTTCTATCCCGGAGCAGTACCCGCTTTTTTAATGAGCGGCCATTTTTGGATCATACCTGCTACATCATGATCACAAGAAGGCTGGATAGCCGTAAACCTTCCAGTTCTCTTTTTTCATCACTGTGTAGGAGGTTTATTATCCCCGGTGAACTGATGCAACCCAATACTCTCCGGGATTTCCTGGATTCAGTTGGACAGTTCAAAAGCATACTGGAAGGCACTGGATTTATTAAGCTGGACCGGATCACTGATGCGGGCTTGATTAGTGATCGGCAGAAAGCTGGCCTCATTGAAAGGTATTGTTTTCTGACGCCTGATGCCGATAGACCCATCAGTAAGGATATTTCTTTTGGTGATGATATCAGGATTGGTGATGACTACCTTCAGATGTACACATTGGCAGATGTAGAAAATCTTCCTGGGTTATGCGGAAGCCGCATAAACTTTGACAAGTATTCAACTGACGCGAACAAATACAGTGTTGGCTTTACCGCTGCTTTGGGGCAGTTGCTTCCCTGTGATCACATTTATAACCAGTTCCTGTTTATTGGTGATGCTTCTGCAAAAATTCAGCAATTGGAGAAAAAGCGCCTGCGGCTGCAATCCCTATCCGCCTATAGTAGAAGAAACACGATGGCAAGGGACGCCATCAATGATTTCCTACAGGAGGCAGTTGGGCAACAGCGGTTACCGGTACAAGCGCACTTTAATATCTGCACCTGGTCAAATGATAGAAGTGTACTGAAGGAGCTAAAAAATCAGGTGGCTACGTCTTTAGCGCAGATAGACGCTTCCACCAAACAGGAAATCGTAGGCGCTCCGCAGATTTTCTGGTCCGCTATCCCTGGCAATGAGGGCGACTTTCCGATGAACGACACATTTGATACGTTCTGCGAGCAGGCATGTTGCTTTCTGACCCTCGAAACCAGTTACCGTAATAGCATCAGTCCTTTTGGTATTCGGCTGGGTGATCGTCAGACAGGACGGCCATTGCATGTGGATATCTCGGATGAGCCCATGCGCCAGGGAATCATTACCAACAGGAATAAAATTGTCATAGGCGGTAGCGGTTCCGGGAAGAGCATGTTTATGTGCTCACTCTTGCGCAGCTACTTTGAACAGGGGGCGCACTGCGTTGTACTAGACGTTGGAGGTAGCTATACCGGATTGTGCAAATTGCTCAATGGCTATTATTTCTCTTATACAGAACAAGATCCTATCAAGTTTAATCCCTTCTATATATCGGAGAGCGATACTCTGGATGTAGAAAAAAGGGAAAGCCTTAAAACCTTGATACTTGCTTTGTGGAAGCGGGAAAGCGAATCATTCAACCGGTCGGAATATGTCGCGATATCAAACGCGCTCATGTTGTATTATCAGAAGCTGGATAGCGATAAATCCATTTTTCCCTGTTTTGACACCTTCTACGAGTTTTTGCAGGATGAATATGTAGGCATCCTGGAAAAGGAAAGGGTACAAACCAAAGACTTTGATATTAACAACCTCTTGTATGTTTTAAAACCGTATTTCAGCGGAGGGGAATTTTCCTACCTACTTAATGCCAGGGAGAATCTTAATTTATTGGAAGAGAGGTTTGTTGTCATAGAACTGGACAATATCACCGAGAACCCAATACTATTCCCAGTGGTAACGCTTTTGTGTATGGAGATGTTCATTTCCAAGATGAGAAAGCTGAAAGGTGTGCGGAAACTCATTGTTATAGAGGAAGCCTGGAAGGCGATCATGCGTAACGGCATGGCGGAGTTCATGAAATATCTTTATAAAACCATCCGAAAATTCTACGGGGAAGCCTATACGGTAACACAGGAACTATCAGACCTTATCAGTTCTCCGATTGTCAAAGAAGCCATCATTTCAAATGCTGATTGTAAGATTCTGCTTGACATGCGGAAATTCTCTAACAAGTTTTCCGATATCCAGGCACTTCTGGGCATGAGCGACAAAGGGAAAGAAATGGTGTTGTCCGTCAACCGTTCCAACGAGCCAGGGCGCAGGTACAGAGAGGTGTTTATTGATCTCGGTGGGCAGGTGATGAAAGTTTACCGCTATGAGCCCTCACCTGAAGAGTATTATGCTTATTCCACAGAGGAAACTGAAAAGATGAAAGTGATGGCCTATGCTGACAAATATGGAGGTGACATACGCAGAGGAATCACAGCGCTTGTTCAGGAATTACTTGACCAGCAAAATTGA
- a CDS encoding conjugal transfer protein TraI: protein MKSVYKVMLCAVLCCGLVVMPTKKSQAIVWVVIKAAAKKVIKALDLQIQRLQNNTIVLQNAQKTLENALSKLKLQEIAGWTEKQRQLYAGYFEELWKVKNAISTYKKIKEIVQQQVVLVNEYKKAYELLRKDTRFTPEEIDYMYKVYSGILSESLKNVDQLLLVCNSFATQMSDGRRLEIIADAAAGIEENMTALRQFTNYNIGISMQRANGASEIDMVRRMYGLPAK, encoded by the coding sequence ATGAAAAGTGTGTATAAGGTAATGCTGTGTGCTGTATTGTGTTGTGGCCTTGTTGTAATGCCAACAAAGAAAAGCCAAGCCATTGTTTGGGTCGTGATAAAAGCTGCGGCAAAAAAGGTTATCAAAGCGCTGGACCTCCAGATTCAACGTCTTCAGAACAACACTATTGTTTTGCAAAATGCACAAAAGACGTTGGAAAACGCATTGTCCAAATTGAAGTTGCAGGAAATCGCCGGCTGGACTGAAAAGCAGCGTCAATTATATGCTGGTTATTTTGAAGAGTTGTGGAAGGTAAAGAATGCTATCTCCACCTATAAAAAGATAAAAGAAATAGTTCAGCAGCAGGTGGTCCTGGTGAATGAGTATAAAAAGGCGTATGAGCTTCTCCGGAAGGATACCCGCTTTACCCCGGAGGAAATCGATTATATGTATAAAGTTTATTCTGGCATCCTCTCAGAAAGCCTAAAGAATGTAGATCAGCTCCTTTTGGTCTGCAACTCTTTCGCTACTCAAATGTCAGACGGAAGGAGATTGGAGATTATCGCTGATGCTGCTGCCGGTATTGAGGAAAACATGACTGCACTGCGTCAGTTCACAAATTACAATATCGGTATCAGTATGCAACGAGCGAATGGGGCTAGTGAGATTGATATGGTGCGGCGCATGTACGGTTTGCCAGCCAAGTGA
- a CDS encoding TerB family tellurite resistance protein, producing MKSVICVVVLVISSQLLLSIPAKAQADELAQLALNIQKLSQLKKILQNMYNGYQIISKGYNTVKDLSQGNFNLHEVFLNGLYAVNPAIKNYKRVGDIINYQARIVKGYKSAFNTFRSSSLFSVEEIEYMSTVYARLTKESLKNLEELMLIVTASKLRMSDDERLKGIDRIYADMEDAWLFLCDFNNRAEMLGFQRAKANNDVETVKVLYSIGKLN from the coding sequence ATGAAGAGTGTGATTTGTGTTGTGGTATTAGTGATCTCTTCACAGTTGTTATTGTCTATCCCTGCTAAAGCACAGGCGGACGAACTCGCACAACTGGCGTTGAATATCCAGAAATTGAGCCAGCTGAAAAAGATTCTGCAAAATATGTACAATGGCTATCAGATCATCAGCAAAGGATACAATACTGTCAAAGACCTTTCACAGGGCAACTTTAATCTACATGAGGTTTTCCTAAATGGCTTATATGCGGTCAATCCTGCAATAAAGAACTACAAGCGTGTTGGGGATATCATTAATTACCAGGCCCGGATTGTGAAAGGATATAAGTCCGCTTTCAATACATTCAGGTCTTCCAGCCTTTTCAGTGTCGAGGAAATAGAATACATGTCTACCGTGTATGCCCGTCTAACAAAGGAGAGCCTGAAGAATCTGGAAGAGCTGATGTTAATAGTAACGGCTAGTAAGCTAAGAATGAGTGATGACGAACGTTTGAAGGGAATTGATCGTATTTATGCTGACATGGAGGACGCCTGGTTGTTCTTGTGTGATTTTAACAACAGAGCCGAGATGCTCGGTTTTCAGCGAGCGAAAGCAAATAATGATGTAGAAACAGTGAAGGTTCTCTACAGTATCGGGAAATTAAACTGA
- the traJ gene encoding conjugative transposon protein TraJ, with protein sequence MKWCMMLLACAAMGILLPGICNAQSVTDSIGGLHGVLDKLYDDMIPLCGEMIDIGRAIAGFAAIWFISARVWKHIANAEPVDLYPLLRPFVITLAIGMFPQVLDVLNGIMKPTVTATSGIVKDGDSAIATLLQKKQDAIKTTEYYKMYVGVDGRGDYDRWYKYYHPNDPDRQNEGVFERMGNDIKFGLEQTAYSIRNSVKQFLSEVLQVLFQAASLCINTVRTFYLIVLAILGPLVFGISVFDGFQQSIMSWLGRYINYFLWLPVANIFGAIINKIQINMLQIDIDQITKYGDTSFGANDTAYLIFLIMGIVGYFTVPSVAGYVVHVAGGNPLLQKITGISAAAATGGAGMAASRLGQGISNAYNAPKNFNEGYSGQNKGSGVMADAGRVAGNTGAYMYDQLNKL encoded by the coding sequence ATGAAATGGTGTATGATGTTGCTGGCATGTGCAGCTATGGGGATTTTATTGCCGGGTATTTGCAACGCGCAGAGTGTTACTGATAGCATTGGCGGGTTACACGGGGTGTTGGACAAGTTATATGATGACATGATCCCGTTATGCGGTGAGATGATAGATATAGGCAGGGCTATTGCAGGTTTTGCAGCCATCTGGTTTATATCTGCACGTGTGTGGAAGCATATAGCAAACGCTGAACCCGTTGATCTATATCCATTGCTAAGACCTTTCGTTATCACCCTTGCTATCGGGATGTTTCCGCAGGTACTGGACGTTCTTAACGGAATTATGAAGCCTACCGTAACTGCAACATCGGGTATCGTTAAAGATGGCGATTCCGCCATAGCCACACTCTTGCAGAAGAAGCAGGACGCTATCAAGACAACGGAGTATTATAAAATGTATGTCGGTGTCGATGGTCGAGGCGACTATGATCGGTGGTATAAATACTATCATCCTAATGATCCGGATAGGCAAAATGAGGGCGTGTTTGAGAGGATGGGAAATGATATAAAGTTCGGCCTGGAGCAGACGGCTTACTCGATACGAAACTCTGTTAAACAATTTCTTTCTGAAGTCCTCCAGGTGCTTTTTCAAGCCGCATCTCTCTGCATCAATACTGTCAGAACTTTCTATCTTATTGTGTTGGCAATATTGGGCCCTCTTGTTTTCGGCATCTCCGTATTCGATGGATTCCAGCAGTCGATTATGAGTTGGCTGGGGCGTTATATAAACTATTTTTTGTGGTTGCCTGTTGCTAATATTTTTGGTGCAATTATTAATAAAATCCAGATCAATATGCTACAGATAGATATTGATCAGATCACGAAATACGGTGATACTTCTTTCGGCGCGAACGATACCGCTTACTTGATTTTCCTGATCATGGGTATCGTAGGATACTTTACCGTCCCCAGTGTTGCAGGATATGTAGTACATGTTGCCGGCGGTAATCCTCTTTTACAGAAGATCACTGGCATATCCGCTGCCGCAGCTACAGGCGGTGCCGGCATGGCCGCTTCCCGGTTGGGTCAAGGGATATCAAACGCTTACAATGCACCAAAGAATTTTAATGAAGGGTATAGTGGTCAGAATAAAGGGTCTGGTGTCATGGCCGATGCTGGTCGTGTTGCTGGAAATACCGGAGCATACATGTATGATCAGTTGAATAAGTTGTAA
- the traK gene encoding conjugative transposon protein TraK translates to MFRQLKNIDTAFRYIRAFSIAVILGNTLLACFCYYQSYRLAGKVQGKIYVLYGDKVIEAFADDRKNYLPVEARAHVKDFHRLFFTLDPDERLIQSNIAKAMYLADASARAKYQSLKESGFYTSVISGNVSQRIEVDSVNVDFNRKPFAFRCYATLQIRRPTSITTRSLVTEGYLQDAKTSDNNSHGFLILNWTIIRNEDLNVINR, encoded by the coding sequence ATGTTTCGTCAACTAAAGAATATCGATACCGCTTTCAGGTACATTCGGGCCTTTTCCATCGCTGTTATATTAGGGAATACGCTATTAGCTTGTTTCTGTTATTATCAGAGTTACCGGTTGGCGGGGAAGGTGCAGGGAAAAATTTACGTGCTATACGGTGATAAGGTAATTGAAGCCTTTGCGGATGATCGAAAAAACTATCTGCCGGTAGAAGCCAGAGCACATGTAAAGGACTTTCATCGTTTGTTTTTCACACTTGATCCCGATGAAAGGCTTATACAGTCCAACATCGCAAAGGCAATGTACCTGGCAGATGCCTCCGCACGGGCAAAGTACCAGAGCCTGAAAGAAAGCGGCTTTTATACAAGCGTTATCTCCGGAAACGTGAGCCAGAGAATAGAGGTAGACAGCGTAAATGTGGATTTTAATCGAAAACCTTTTGCATTTCGTTGCTATGCAACACTTCAAATACGCCGCCCTACAAGCATCACGACTAGAAGCCTTGTTACTGAGGGATATTTACAGGACGCAAAAACATCTGATAATAATTCTCATGGCTTCCTGATCCTGAATTGGACCATCATCAGAAATGAAGATTTGAATGTCATAAACAGATAA